The proteins below are encoded in one region of Tsuneonella sp. CC-YZS046:
- a CDS encoding polysaccharide deacetylase family protein: MPSITDLPRETAFARFHEGFGQRFILTVDTEEEFNWNAPFQRSGHRLDHVGRLAKFQQFCEGLGVIPTYLMDYPIADSPRAAEILRGPMEAGLAEAGAQLHPWVNPPHDEPVNDFNSFAGNLPYALERAKLFQLRDRISRNFGVTPRIYRAGRYGLGPNTASILCEAGIAIDTSVRARFDYSSGGGRNYRDHPVHPYWIDTQCKLLELPLTTVFTGALRKQAGRIYPALWRMPRMRGIMARLKLMERVPLTPEGVTVREAIHATDVAVDKGLPLLVFSFHSPSLHPGSTPYVRDEADLDRLYDWWRGLFAHLAARGVRPTTVSEIMGSVEL; the protein is encoded by the coding sequence ATGCCTTCGATAACGGATCTTCCGCGTGAAACGGCCTTTGCCCGCTTTCACGAAGGTTTCGGCCAACGCTTCATCCTGACTGTCGACACGGAAGAGGAATTCAACTGGAACGCTCCGTTCCAGCGCAGCGGCCATCGGCTGGATCATGTCGGCCGGCTCGCCAAGTTCCAGCAATTCTGCGAAGGGCTGGGCGTCATTCCGACTTACCTGATGGATTATCCCATCGCCGATTCGCCCCGCGCCGCCGAGATTCTGCGCGGACCGATGGAAGCCGGCCTTGCCGAAGCAGGCGCGCAGTTGCACCCTTGGGTCAATCCGCCACATGACGAGCCGGTCAATGATTTCAACAGCTTTGCGGGAAATTTGCCCTATGCGCTGGAGCGCGCCAAGCTGTTTCAGCTGCGCGACAGGATTTCCCGCAATTTCGGCGTGACGCCGCGCATCTACCGGGCCGGCCGCTATGGCCTCGGCCCCAATACGGCAAGCATCTTGTGCGAAGCGGGTATAGCGATCGACACATCGGTTCGCGCCCGCTTCGATTACAGCTCGGGCGGCGGACGCAATTATCGGGACCATCCGGTGCATCCCTACTGGATAGATACCCAATGCAAGCTGCTGGAACTGCCCCTCACCACCGTCTTCACCGGCGCGCTGCGCAAGCAGGCAGGGCGGATCTACCCGGCGCTGTGGCGCATGCCGCGAATGCGCGGGATAATGGCCCGGCTGAAACTGATGGAACGCGTGCCGCTCACACCTGAAGGCGTGACCGTAAGGGAAGCGATCCATGCCACGGACGTCGCGGTCGACAAGGGACTGCCCCTGCTCGTCTTTTCCTTCCATAGCCCCTCCCTGCATCCGGGGAGCACACCCTATGTCCGCGACGAGGCCGATCTCGATCGCCTTTACGATTGGTGGAGAGGCTTGTTCGCGCATCTTGCGGCGCGCGGGGTGCGGCCGACGACGGTTTCAGAAATAATGGGCTCGGTCGAACTCTGA
- a CDS encoding sensor histidine kinase, producing MLIDPNLARATLAVLSELAGVRMHFDDRLATVLRSGASGERAARTQYRQLLDLIGTLPANAIGITLQSGYERLEELARMIPAAERAAIIRDQGIRLANPRLVARLAEQEAEVATAAMASARLTQEDWLALIPALPVRARGLLRHRKNLGGEAEKLLARLGIRDLVLTGPASTILDDHARILEPQWIEPAEPAGPAEAEEPDQKIAPVADDPAGREDQEAIGAIVRRIEAFRRARESLSPPNGPDSPRLPLGERQESDPGALPRAFDFETNAHGHIAWTDPSVAPMAVGLRLGIGDNHAPARLDPASGRAMRDHLPINAGTLAIDGAPAISGLWRIDATPRFDLPEGNFTGYCGRLRRKPTQPKQPAENGAAHRMRELLHELRTPVNAIQGFAEVIQQQVFGPAPHEYRALAATIAGDAARILAGFDELDRLARLESDTLELEPGQHDFTAALRAIVAQLTPFLDARSGGISLWGDDEATPVPLAKVEADRVAWRLLATLCGAMTAGEQLDIHVAREPDRVIFAFELPAALADRDDIFSAAPRSAGQAITAGLFGSGFAFRLARAEARAVGGGMAREGDTLQLWFPLLTADGPDHSHGAGDTEGEVKRATRSGSPGARTSSDAFDNGSSA from the coding sequence ATGCTGATAGACCCGAATCTCGCGCGGGCGACGCTCGCGGTCCTGAGCGAACTCGCTGGAGTCCGGATGCATTTTGACGACCGCCTCGCCACTGTGCTGCGCTCCGGCGCATCGGGCGAGCGCGCGGCTCGCACCCAGTATCGCCAGTTGCTGGACCTGATCGGCACCTTGCCGGCCAACGCCATCGGCATCACGCTGCAGAGCGGATATGAGCGGCTTGAAGAGCTTGCCCGGATGATCCCGGCGGCGGAACGGGCGGCTATCATTCGCGATCAGGGCATCCGCCTCGCCAATCCCCGTCTGGTCGCGCGGCTCGCGGAACAGGAAGCGGAAGTGGCCACCGCCGCCATGGCGAGCGCCCGCCTGACGCAGGAAGACTGGCTGGCACTGATTCCCGCGCTTCCGGTCAGGGCACGGGGCCTGCTGCGCCACCGCAAGAATCTGGGCGGCGAAGCCGAAAAACTGCTGGCGCGGCTGGGAATCCGCGATCTGGTGCTGACTGGCCCCGCCAGCACGATCCTTGACGATCACGCCCGGATTCTGGAGCCTCAATGGATCGAACCCGCGGAACCGGCAGGCCCCGCGGAAGCCGAAGAGCCAGACCAAAAGATTGCACCTGTCGCCGATGATCCCGCCGGACGGGAAGATCAGGAAGCGATCGGGGCCATCGTCCGCAGGATCGAAGCCTTCCGCCGCGCGCGGGAGAGCCTTTCGCCGCCCAACGGGCCGGATTCCCCCCGCCTTCCGCTTGGCGAACGGCAGGAATCGGACCCAGGCGCCTTGCCGCGCGCTTTCGATTTTGAAACCAATGCGCACGGACACATTGCCTGGACCGATCCTTCCGTCGCGCCAATGGCGGTGGGCCTGAGGCTCGGCATAGGCGACAATCATGCGCCGGCCCGGCTCGATCCGGCTTCCGGGCGCGCCATGCGCGATCATCTTCCCATAAATGCCGGAACGCTGGCAATCGACGGCGCACCCGCGATTTCCGGGTTATGGCGGATCGATGCCACTCCGCGCTTCGACCTGCCCGAGGGCAATTTCACGGGATACTGCGGAAGACTACGGCGCAAGCCCACCCAGCCCAAGCAACCTGCCGAGAACGGAGCCGCGCATCGGATGCGCGAGCTGCTGCATGAATTGCGCACGCCGGTGAACGCCATTCAGGGTTTCGCGGAAGTGATCCAGCAGCAGGTATTCGGCCCGGCTCCGCATGAATATCGTGCGCTGGCCGCAACCATCGCTGGCGATGCGGCGCGCATTCTGGCCGGCTTCGATGAGCTGGACCGCCTCGCCAGGCTGGAAAGCGACACGCTGGAACTCGAGCCGGGGCAGCATGATTTCACCGCCGCCTTACGTGCGATAGTCGCGCAGCTGACCCCTTTTCTCGACGCGCGCAGCGGCGGGATCAGTCTGTGGGGAGATGATGAAGCGACGCCGGTCCCCCTGGCCAAGGTCGAAGCGGATCGGGTTGCCTGGCGCCTGCTCGCTACGCTTTGTGGCGCCATGACCGCAGGGGAGCAACTCGACATCCATGTGGCGCGGGAGCCGGATCGGGTCATATTCGCGTTCGAGCTTCCGGCCGCGCTGGCTGATCGGGATGATATATTTTCCGCGGCGCCCCGCAGCGCGGGCCAGGCCATAACCGCCGGCCTGTTTGGCTCCGGCTTCGCTTTCCGCCTTGCCCGGGCCGAAGCCAGGGCCGTTGGCGGGGGCATGGCGCGCGAGGGAGATACGCTGCAGCTATGGTTCCCGCTCTTGACCGCGGATGGCCCTGACCATAGCCATGGTGCCGGCGATACTGAAGGTGAGGTAAAACGTGCCACTCGATCGGGGTCGCCAGGGGCCAGAACGTCATCCGATGCCTTCGATAACGGATCTTCCGCGTGA
- a CDS encoding Lrp/AsnC family transcriptional regulator, with protein MANLDEIDRRILAELQDEGRMTNVELAGHVGLTAPPCLRRVRALEDSGVIRGYHAEVDPAKLGFSIMVFALVSLKSQAEDALRQFEDHMRTLPEVRECHMLNGEIDFILKIVSKDLQSFQEFLTSKLTPAPNVASVKTSLTIRTAKQLPGVPLE; from the coding sequence ATGGCCAATCTCGACGAAATCGATCGCCGGATACTTGCAGAACTGCAGGACGAAGGACGGATGACCAATGTCGAACTGGCCGGTCATGTCGGATTGACTGCGCCGCCCTGCCTGCGCCGGGTCCGCGCGCTGGAGGATTCCGGGGTCATTCGCGGCTATCATGCCGAGGTCGATCCCGCGAAACTGGGCTTTTCCATCATGGTGTTCGCGCTGGTCAGCCTCAAGAGCCAGGCGGAGGATGCATTGCGCCAGTTCGAAGACCATATGCGCACCCTTCCCGAAGTGCGGGAATGCCACATGCTGAATGGCGAGATAGATTTCATCCTGAAGATCGTCAGCAAGGATCTGCAGAGTTTTCAGGAATTTCTCACCAGCAAGCTGACTCCGGCACCGAATGTCGCCAGCGTCAAGACCTCGCTCACCATCCGCACCGCCAAGCAACTGCCGGGCGTGCCGCTGGAATGA
- the accC gene encoding acetyl-CoA carboxylase biotin carboxylase subunit, which produces MPITRLLIANRGEIALRIHRAAHEMGIETVAVHSTADTDAMHVRLADHAICIGPPPASESYLNIAAIISAAEISGADAIHPGYGFLSENAKFAEIVEAHDIAWIGPKPEHIRTMGDKVEAKRTARDLGLPLVPGSDGALQSIEEAKEVAARIGYPVLVKAASGGGGRGMKVIPSEEDLETLVSQARSEAKAAFGDDTVYIEKYLGNPRHIEFQVFGDGNGNAIHLGERDCSLQRRHQKVLEEAPSPVISPEERERMGTIVSNAMAQMGYRGAGTIEFLWENGEFYFIEMNTRLQVEHPVTEAITGLDLVREQIRIAEGKPLSVQQEELRFTGHAIECRINAEDPWSFAPSPGQVTSYHAAGGMHVRVDSGLYSGYRIPPYYDSMIAKLIVYGRTREGCIMRLKRALGEMVVEGVKTSIPMHEALLEEPDFLNGDYTIKWLEEWLAKRQG; this is translated from the coding sequence ATGCCGATAACCCGTCTGCTGATTGCCAATCGCGGAGAAATCGCGCTGCGAATCCATCGCGCGGCGCATGAAATGGGCATCGAAACCGTAGCCGTGCATTCGACCGCGGATACGGATGCGATGCATGTCCGCCTGGCCGATCATGCGATCTGCATAGGGCCGCCGCCGGCAAGCGAAAGCTACCTCAATATCGCGGCGATCATTTCCGCCGCGGAAATCTCGGGCGCGGATGCGATCCACCCCGGTTATGGCTTCCTTTCCGAAAATGCGAAATTCGCCGAAATCGTCGAAGCGCACGATATCGCCTGGATCGGCCCGAAGCCGGAGCATATCCGCACCATGGGCGACAAGGTGGAAGCGAAGCGCACCGCGCGCGATCTCGGCCTGCCGCTCGTTCCCGGCTCGGACGGGGCGCTCCAGTCGATCGAGGAAGCCAAGGAAGTTGCCGCCCGGATCGGCTATCCGGTGCTGGTCAAGGCTGCATCCGGCGGCGGCGGCAGGGGCATGAAGGTCATTCCGTCCGAGGAAGATCTGGAAACCCTCGTCAGCCAGGCCAGGAGCGAGGCGAAGGCAGCCTTCGGCGACGACACCGTCTATATCGAGAAATATCTCGGCAATCCGCGCCATATCGAATTTCAGGTGTTTGGCGACGGCAATGGCAATGCCATCCATCTCGGCGAACGGGATTGTTCGCTGCAGCGCCGGCATCAGAAGGTGCTGGAAGAAGCGCCCTCTCCCGTCATTTCCCCGGAAGAGCGCGAACGCATGGGCACGATCGTTTCCAATGCGATGGCCCAGATGGGCTATCGCGGCGCGGGGACGATCGAATTCCTTTGGGAAAACGGCGAATTCTACTTCATCGAGATGAATACGCGCCTGCAGGTGGAGCATCCCGTCACGGAAGCGATCACCGGCCTCGATCTCGTGCGCGAACAGATCCGGATCGCCGAAGGCAAGCCGCTTTCCGTGCAACAGGAAGAGCTGCGCTTCACCGGCCATGCGATCGAGTGCCGGATCAATGCGGAAGATCCCTGGAGCTTCGCTCCCTCTCCGGGCCAGGTCACCAGCTATCATGCCGCCGGCGGGATGCATGTGCGCGTCGATTCAGGGCTGTATTCGGGCTACCGGATTCCGCCCTACTACGATTCCATGATCGCCAAGCTGATCGTCTATGGGCGAACCCGCGAAGGCTGCATCATGCGCCTGAAGCGCGCGCTGGGGGAAATGGTGGTGGAAGGGGTGAAAACCTCGATCCCGATGCATGAAGCGCTGCTGGAAGAGCCGGATTTCCTCAACGGCGACTACACCATCAAATGGCTGGAGGAATGGCTGGCCAAGCGCCAGGGCTGA
- the accB gene encoding acetyl-CoA carboxylase biotin carboxyl carrier protein: MGENKGAATAGGMNIDSALVRELAELLAETGLSEIEVEDGERKIKVARTLSAPAAYAPAIAAPVPVPAAVASAAPAENTPAADHAADGNTVKSPMVGTVYLSAEPGAAPFITTGKQVKAGETLLIVEAMKVMNPITAPSAGTVKAILVDNAQPVEFDQPLVVIG, from the coding sequence ATGGGCGAAAACAAGGGCGCGGCCACCGCAGGCGGCATGAATATCGACAGTGCGCTGGTACGCGAACTGGCTGAATTGCTGGCCGAAACCGGCTTGAGCGAGATCGAGGTCGAGGATGGCGAGCGCAAGATCAAGGTTGCGCGAACGCTCTCCGCTCCCGCTGCCTATGCCCCCGCCATTGCGGCGCCAGTCCCCGTTCCGGCTGCCGTAGCATCGGCGGCGCCTGCCGAAAACACCCCCGCGGCCGATCATGCGGCGGATGGCAATACGGTAAAATCGCCCATGGTCGGCACCGTCTATTTGTCGGCGGAACCCGGCGCGGCGCCGTTCATCACCACGGGCAAGCAAGTAAAGGCCGGCGAAACCCTGCTTATCGTCGAAGCGATGAAAGTGATGAACCCCATCACCGCCCCTTCCGCCGGCACGGTGAAGGCCATTCTCGTCGACAATGCCCAGCCGGTCGAATTCGACCAGCCGCTGGTCGTTATCGGTTGA
- a CDS encoding type II 3-dehydroquinate dehydratase encodes MTSNVVYVLNGPNLNLLGTREPEIYGSDTLDDIAGMLEDRGREFGLEIDMRQSNHEGHLIDWLHEAQAEGAKAVLLNAGGYTHTSIALLDAIKAIRTPVIEVHLSDPAKREPFRHLSYIGMGAVQTIAGHGANSYIIALEAVARL; translated from the coding sequence ATGACCAGCAATGTCGTCTATGTCCTCAATGGACCCAATCTCAACCTGCTCGGCACGCGGGAGCCGGAAATATACGGCTCCGATACGCTGGACGACATTGCCGGAATGCTGGAAGACCGGGGCCGGGAGTTCGGACTGGAAATCGACATGCGCCAGTCCAACCATGAGGGGCATCTGATCGATTGGCTGCATGAGGCTCAGGCCGAAGGGGCGAAGGCGGTCCTCCTCAATGCGGGCGGCTATACCCACACCTCGATCGCCCTGCTGGATGCGATCAAGGCGATCAGGACGCCGGTGATAGAAGTGCATCTGTCGGACCCGGCGAAGCGCGAGCCTTTCCGCCATCTCAGCTATATCGGAATGGGCGCGGTACAGACCATCGCGGGCCATGGCGCCAACAGCTATATCATCGCGCTGGAAGCCGTTGCCCGGCTTTGA
- a CDS encoding holin family protein, with product MALLEALIGPLAAIIDKIIPDKTARDQAKLELIKLQGTRELELVQARLSAIVAEAGSRDPWTSRARPSFLYVMYAIILWAIPMGILAAFRPQTATNIAIGMNAYLNGLPEPLYALFGTGYLGYTAARQWGKTKGVDN from the coding sequence ATGGCATTGCTGGAAGCCCTTATCGGTCCTCTCGCCGCAATCATCGACAAGATCATCCCGGACAAGACTGCCCGGGACCAGGCCAAGCTGGAACTCATCAAACTTCAGGGAACCCGGGAACTGGAACTGGTGCAGGCCAGGCTCTCCGCAATCGTGGCAGAAGCCGGCTCGCGGGACCCGTGGACCAGCCGGGCCAGACCAAGCTTTCTCTATGTCATGTATGCGATCATCCTGTGGGCCATCCCCATGGGCATTCTCGCCGCTTTCCGGCCGCAAACCGCAACGAATATCGCAATCGGGATGAACGCCTATCTCAACGGCTTGCCGGAGCCGCTCTATGCGCTCTTCGGCACGGGATATCTGGGCTATACGGCGGCCCGCCAATGGGGGAAGACGAAGGGCGTCGACAATTAG
- a CDS encoding transporter has protein sequence MAEEADDLCPDRPGLGTPTCTVPPGGIVGELGIAAWERDGDAISRTDTIMAGEMLLRLGLAEGLEAQVGWDAYGHVRTRDLESGTTDRIARVGDLTLALRHTLHDPGERGFSMAVMPYATLPTGRMPIGAGDWGAGLLLPLALTLTENVSLSATPQIDAAVDSDGSGRHLAFGSVLGLDFALGNRLGAATEISLYRDRDPEGHDTIILAGFSAAWQPNDAMQFDLGVNIGLNSASPDSQVYFGIARRF, from the coding sequence ATGGCGGAAGAAGCAGACGATCTCTGCCCCGACCGGCCCGGCCTCGGAACACCCACCTGCACGGTTCCACCGGGTGGAATTGTGGGCGAGTTGGGGATTGCGGCCTGGGAAAGGGACGGCGATGCGATATCGCGCACCGACACGATCATGGCCGGCGAAATGCTCCTGCGGCTCGGCCTGGCGGAAGGGCTTGAAGCCCAGGTCGGCTGGGACGCCTACGGCCATGTCCGCACGCGCGACCTGGAATCGGGGACGACCGACCGGATCGCGCGCGTCGGCGACCTGACGCTGGCGCTGCGACACACCCTGCACGACCCAGGCGAGCGCGGCTTTTCCATGGCTGTGATGCCCTATGCCACTCTTCCGACCGGGCGGATGCCCATCGGGGCCGGAGATTGGGGCGCGGGCCTGCTGCTGCCGCTGGCTCTCACGCTGACCGAGAACGTCTCGCTTTCCGCCACGCCGCAGATCGACGCAGCGGTCGACAGCGACGGGAGCGGAAGACATCTCGCCTTCGGCAGCGTCCTCGGCCTCGACTTCGCGCTCGGCAACCGGCTGGGCGCCGCGACCGAGATCTCGCTCTATCGGGATCGCGATCCGGAAGGGCACGACACGATCATCCTCGCGGGGTTTTCGGCCGCATGGCAGCCGAACGACGCCATGCAGTTCGACCTAGGCGTGAACATCGGCCTCAATTCGGCCAGTCCCGACAGCCAGGTCTATTTCGGAATTGCCAGGCGGTTCTAG
- a CDS encoding Na/Pi symporter: MEVDIFKEIIVPVIGGLGVFMLGLEFMANGIQALSVNKMREWLAKMAGTPAKGVLAGTLITGIIQSSTAMTVMTVGLVNAGVIALRPAISVIMGANIGTTLGNGLIALPLGPLGLLFGGIFGLIYVFGKTDRVRNIALACLGFALIFYGLNLMTGGLKPLKDMPEVMSVLSSLDASTFPGVIACALIAALVTAMIHSSSATIGIVMGLGASGVLPWQTAIAFAIGADLGTTITSWMASLNLTKNAKRAAYAHIGFNFIGVTVVLLLFFPAIEVLKWGMGFFGGDPGTPVVVDGKETFPLVPVAVGIFSIVFNIFNVLILYPFVGAFERVLSRIGHSSEEDIEDYSVPRYLDRKLIDSFVSAVPAVEQETRRQLQAAALFLDIARDKPGVPKDPGEHHTATDLLGRDIRSYSAALFHEDMPREQLDLVASLIEEVDFTGSLSETLHQIARRVKRSEFSDPSRAFIDEALDRLDQSLTPLLFAGDAPEPRLPAGHSKVEPIESLRWRILERDRRVPAAEKGALLALLGSIERAEGMIKRIEDERASVDRATILSDAREGRAHSTAPDRARPEGEGEVALAT, translated from the coding sequence ATGGAAGTCGATATTTTCAAGGAAATCATAGTCCCCGTTATCGGTGGGCTTGGGGTATTCATGCTCGGCCTGGAGTTCATGGCCAACGGCATCCAGGCCCTTTCGGTCAACAAGATGCGGGAATGGCTCGCCAAGATGGCCGGCACGCCCGCCAAGGGTGTCCTTGCCGGAACGCTCATCACCGGCATCATCCAATCGTCCACCGCCATGACCGTCATGACCGTCGGCCTCGTCAATGCCGGCGTCATCGCGCTGCGGCCCGCGATCAGCGTTATCATGGGCGCCAACATCGGCACCACGTTGGGCAACGGCTTGATCGCGCTGCCGCTGGGGCCGCTGGGCCTGCTGTTCGGCGGCATCTTCGGGCTGATCTATGTCTTCGGCAAGACCGATCGCGTGCGCAACATCGCGCTCGCCTGCCTCGGCTTCGCGCTGATCTTCTACGGCCTCAACCTGATGACCGGCGGATTGAAGCCGCTGAAGGACATGCCTGAAGTCATGTCGGTGCTTTCGAGCCTCGACGCCTCGACTTTCCCCGGCGTGATCGCCTGCGCGCTGATCGCCGCGCTGGTCACCGCGATGATCCACTCCTCTTCGGCAACGATCGGCATCGTCATGGGTCTGGGCGCTTCCGGCGTGCTGCCCTGGCAGACCGCCATCGCCTTCGCCATCGGCGCCGACCTCGGCACCACCATCACTTCGTGGATGGCCTCGCTCAACCTTACCAAGAACGCGAAGCGTGCCGCCTATGCCCACATCGGCTTCAATTTCATCGGCGTCACGGTCGTCCTGCTGCTCTTCTTCCCGGCGATCGAAGTGCTCAAGTGGGGCATGGGTTTCTTCGGCGGCGATCCGGGCACGCCGGTCGTGGTCGACGGCAAGGAAACCTTCCCGCTCGTGCCGGTCGCGGTGGGTATATTCTCCATCGTATTCAACATCTTCAACGTGCTCATCCTCTATCCCTTCGTCGGCGCTTTCGAGCGCGTACTCTCTCGCATCGGCCATTCGTCGGAAGAGGACATCGAGGACTACTCGGTGCCGCGCTATCTCGACCGCAAACTGATCGACAGCTTCGTGTCCGCGGTGCCCGCGGTCGAGCAGGAAACCCGGCGGCAGCTCCAAGCCGCCGCCCTGTTCCTCGACATCGCCCGCGACAAGCCGGGGGTTCCCAAGGACCCGGGCGAGCACCACACGGCAACCGACCTGCTTGGCCGCGACATCCGCAGCTATTCGGCCGCTCTGTTCCACGAGGATATGCCGCGCGAACAGCTCGACCTCGTCGCCAGCCTGATCGAGGAAGTCGATTTCACCGGCAGCCTGTCCGAAACGCTCCACCAGATCGCGCGCCGCGTGAAGCGCTCGGAGTTCAGCGACCCCAGCCGGGCCTTCATCGACGAGGCTCTCGATCGGCTGGATCAGTCGCTGACGCCGCTGCTTTTCGCAGGCGATGCGCCTGAGCCGCGCCTGCCCGCCGGGCACAGCAAGGTGGAGCCGATCGAAAGCCTGCGCTGGCGCATCCTGGAAAGGGATCGCCGGGTCCCAGCCGCCGAAAAGGGCGCGCTGCTGGCGCTGCTCGGCAGCATCGAGCGGGCCGAGGGCATGATCAAGCGCATCGAGGACGAACGCGCCTCGGTGGATCGCGCCACCATCCTCAGCGATGCCCGCGAAGGCAGGGCGCACAGCACGGCCCCGGATCGCGCGCGCCCCGAGGGCGAAGGCGAGGTTGCGCTGGCGACCTGA
- the pstS gene encoding phosphate ABC transporter substrate-binding protein PstS, translating into MLTSSPDGVPVLESRTLVRRRFVMALGVAVVVAAVALLLVRSGVNDRILGSGSTAAQPLIQRVAVDFQNARSGDQDWISGSAGVEYEPVGSLGGVMRLDDPEVDFAVTDYPLSSEALQQRDAVQFPIVVGSISVAYNLEQPTPQPLRFGSKTLAGIFSGRIVSWADPAIAADNPGVSLPATAITVVYRSDGSGSTYNWSSYLSRVDADWKSGIGTGTTLKWPVGTGIKGSSDMAKAIGATQGTIGYLDSGQAKRAGLSVGLVQNDAGQFVAATEANVIAARGNPAAANAYPVVAASYVIMKRTNASSNDNERTLRFLSFLLDHSAEAARSLGYLPLADRDIAEVRQIWSRELNYTAPSKAPAAN; encoded by the coding sequence ATGCTGACGAGTTCTCCTGACGGTGTACCTGTTCTGGAATCCCGGACTCTCGTCCGCCGGCGCTTCGTCATGGCCCTGGGCGTGGCGGTGGTCGTTGCGGCGGTCGCGCTGCTGCTGGTCCGCTCAGGCGTGAACGACCGCATCCTCGGCAGCGGCTCGACCGCGGCCCAGCCACTGATCCAGCGCGTCGCGGTCGATTTCCAGAACGCCCGCTCGGGGGACCAGGACTGGATCTCCGGAAGCGCCGGGGTCGAATATGAGCCGGTGGGCTCGCTCGGCGGGGTGATGCGCCTCGATGATCCCGAGGTGGATTTCGCGGTCACCGACTATCCGCTGTCGTCCGAAGCGCTGCAGCAGCGCGACGCGGTCCAGTTTCCGATCGTCGTCGGCAGCATCTCGGTCGCCTATAATCTGGAGCAGCCGACCCCGCAGCCGCTGCGCTTCGGCAGCAAGACGCTCGCCGGCATCTTCAGCGGCCGGATCGTCTCCTGGGCAGACCCCGCAATCGCCGCCGACAATCCCGGCGTCAGCCTGCCCGCGACCGCGATCACGGTCGTCTATCGCAGCGATGGCTCCGGCTCGACCTATAATTGGTCCAGCTATCTCTCGCGCGTCGACGCCGACTGGAAGAGCGGCATCGGCACGGGAACGACCCTGAAATGGCCGGTGGGCACCGGGATCAAGGGCAGCAGCGACATGGCGAAGGCGATCGGCGCGACGCAAGGTACGATCGGCTATCTCGACAGCGGCCAGGCCAAACGCGCCGGGCTTTCGGTCGGCCTGGTGCAGAACGATGCCGGCCAGTTCGTCGCAGCGACGGAAGCCAACGTGATAGCCGCCCGCGGCAACCCGGCAGCGGCCAACGCCTATCCGGTCGTGGCCGCATCCTATGTCATCATGAAGCGAACCAATGCCTCGTCCAACGACAACGAGCGGACGCTGAGATTCCTTTCCTTCCTGCTCGATCATAGCGCGGAGGCAGCCCGGAGCCTCGGCTATCTGCCGCTCGCGGACCGCGACATCGCCGAAGTGCGGCAGATCTGGTCGCGCGAGCTGAACTACACTGCCCCAAGCAAAGCCCCGGCGGCAAACTAA